The Deltaproteobacteria bacterium genome has a window encoding:
- a CDS encoding LLM class flavin-dependent oxidoreductase, protein MASNGFESLGVGTDGVTSMSETLELAKAADALGYHSFWLSEGYHSRSAIVRATLIAAATSKIKIALGILSPHTKHPALLAMDAASLDEVARGRVILGIGRVLNALRKHALDSAGTTQLVKESIEIIKGILSGQRVQYDGRIFKIPPPGSRLDLDPCGELPIYVGATGPAMLRLAGQYADGVLFNYPCTPGFVEYAMPFITEGLTRSSRSLEKFGVAAYLLISVDENEKKALDAAKRFVAQKLATRHSEMLRHAGVTAAEIAAVREKVETLGVAKAAAELDDDLVRKVTIAGTPDQVVQGVQAFIGTGLTLPIVWEIVGPDRRRALGLIAKEVMAKLL, encoded by the coding sequence ATGGCTAGCAACGGCTTCGAAAGTTTAGGTGTCGGTACGGATGGCGTCACCTCCATGAGCGAGACGCTGGAGCTTGCCAAAGCGGCCGACGCTCTGGGGTACCATAGCTTCTGGCTGTCCGAGGGATACCATTCAAGAAGCGCCATAGTTCGGGCGACGTTGATTGCCGCAGCTACGAGCAAAATAAAAATCGCTCTCGGTATTTTGAGCCCGCACACCAAACATCCCGCGCTCTTGGCGATGGACGCGGCCTCTCTTGATGAAGTGGCGCGCGGCAGAGTGATTCTCGGTATCGGCCGGGTCTTAAACGCCCTGCGCAAACACGCACTCGATAGCGCAGGCACGACGCAGTTAGTCAAGGAGTCGATCGAGATCATCAAAGGAATCTTGAGCGGCCAACGGGTTCAGTATGACGGGAGGATATTTAAGATTCCGCCGCCGGGGAGCCGGCTCGATCTTGATCCCTGCGGCGAGTTACCAATTTATGTTGGCGCCACCGGACCGGCAATGCTCAGGCTCGCGGGGCAGTACGCCGACGGTGTCCTGTTCAACTATCCTTGCACGCCGGGCTTCGTTGAATACGCGATGCCGTTCATCACGGAAGGATTGACGCGTTCGAGTCGATCGCTAGAAAAGTTCGGCGTCGCGGCTTATCTGCTGATTTCGGTGGATGAGAACGAAAAAAAAGCCCTGGACGCGGCTAAACGGTTTGTCGCGCAAAAATTGGCGACGCGCCATTCCGAAATGCTCCGCCACGCCGGCGTGACCGCGGCGGAAATTGCTGCGGTGAGAGAAAAAGTCGAGACCCTGGGTGTGGCGAAAGCGGCGGCGGAACTGGATGATGATCTTGTCCGCAAGGTTACCATCGCGGGCACGCCGGATCAGGTTGTTCAAGGAGTGCAAGCATTTATCGGCACGGGCCTCACGTTGCCGATCGTTTGGGAAATCGTTGGCCCCGACCGCCGCCGCGCGCTCGGCTTGATCGCCAAAGAGGTCATGGCGAAACTACTGTAG